In Bythopirellula goksoeyrii, a single window of DNA contains:
- a CDS encoding metal ABC transporter permease — protein sequence MISLSLSDKVALGTALLGGMAGVVGSFAVLRGRALVGDMLAHAALPGVCLAFLITGNRNLLGLSLGALASGLTAIVAVAIILRWTRTKEDAAIGIVLSTFFGAGVVLLSVVQKPSTGGNKAGLHSYLFGEPGGMLTSDVLLLAGVALVVLAMVVLFYKEFLVVCFDTDFAQSQGWPTIWLDLAMMAALAVVTIVGLPIVGVILMAAMIILPAATARFWTNRLSMMLVVSCGFGAAAGLLGTQLGRGFPAGAAIVLTAAALFVVSLLFAPQRGLIARLLVEYRLRRRIADEHLLRTLFELSESSLPDVPVIPLRDVREYRHWNSLERVLERARDEELIDSGEGQVQLTPLGLHRAAKLTKAHRLWELYLMEHANIAPDHVDRDADDVEHLLPESLLVELEQELAEEGRLPAIAAEVPESPHELSPEN from the coding sequence ATGATCAGTCTTTCTCTCAGCGATAAGGTGGCGCTCGGCACGGCCCTCTTGGGTGGGATGGCTGGAGTCGTGGGGAGTTTTGCAGTATTGAGGGGCAGGGCACTGGTGGGAGACATGCTCGCCCATGCGGCACTGCCAGGAGTGTGTCTGGCATTTTTGATTACCGGAAATCGCAATTTGCTAGGTTTGTCACTGGGGGCCTTAGCAAGTGGACTTACCGCCATTGTCGCCGTTGCAATCATTTTGCGTTGGACACGCACGAAAGAGGATGCCGCGATTGGGATTGTGTTGAGCACATTCTTTGGGGCCGGCGTGGTTCTCTTGTCAGTTGTACAGAAACCTTCAACCGGTGGAAACAAGGCAGGACTCCACTCGTATTTGTTCGGTGAGCCGGGGGGAATGCTCACCAGCGATGTGCTATTACTGGCTGGCGTGGCCCTCGTTGTTCTGGCGATGGTTGTTCTTTTTTACAAAGAATTTCTGGTCGTCTGCTTCGACACGGATTTTGCCCAATCGCAGGGTTGGCCGACGATTTGGCTTGATCTGGCGATGATGGCAGCACTAGCAGTGGTGACCATCGTAGGCCTCCCGATCGTCGGGGTTATTCTGATGGCGGCGATGATCATCCTGCCGGCAGCGACCGCCCGGTTTTGGACAAATCGTCTTTCGATGATGTTGGTGGTAAGTTGCGGTTTTGGTGCGGCGGCAGGACTTTTGGGCACACAATTGGGGCGTGGATTTCCAGCAGGCGCGGCCATTGTGCTAACCGCTGCTGCGCTGTTTGTGGTGTCGCTGTTGTTCGCACCTCAACGAGGTCTGATCGCAAGACTCCTTGTCGAGTATCGGTTGCGCCGTCGGATAGCGGACGAGCACTTGTTGCGTACCCTTTTCGAACTGAGCGAATCCTCTTTACCAGACGTACCTGTCATCCCATTAAGAGACGTGAGAGAGTATCGCCATTGGAACTCGCTTGAGCGTGTACTTGAACGGGCCCGAGATGAAGAACTTATCGATTCAGGCGAGGGACAAGTGCAATTGACCCCACTTGGTTTGCATCGTGCGGCGAAGCTCACCAAGGCTCATCGATTGTGGGAGTTGTATCTGATGGAGCATGCCAACATCGCTCCTGATCATGTAGATCGGGATGCGGATGATGTAGAGCATTTATTGCCTGAGTCGTTGTTGGTTGAATTGGAACAGGAGTTGGCTGAGGAGGGGCGGCTTCCCGCGATTGCAGCGGAGGTGCCTGAGTCGCCGCATGAGTTGAGCCCTGAGAATTAG
- a CDS encoding metal ABC transporter permease: MIEVIDLFGEPSTGTWIVLTGVTVNAACALVGCFLILRKMSLMGDALSHAVLPGLVIAFVLTGSRSMVPMFVGAVIAGLLTTFMTQSLHQYLRVPSDASMGIVFTAMFAVGVVLVKQFSGGLHFDIGCVYEGALEYVPFGIRVAGMPRQLFTSLMVMLLNLAVILVLWKEFKLSSFDPALATTMGFSATAMHYLLMVLVSVTTVASFEAVGSILVVAMLIVPASTAYMLTDRLGWMVLLSVIFGAAAAVLGFRAATYWDTSISGMMTVVAGCLYALAVLVSPRYGLVSSMLRNVRMSLLVLRDDVLAMLYRVEELGSEKHFSVAETAKGVGGGWLANFAISQLQRAGNIVDASGGLRLTDQGRETARKLVRSHRLWETYLVEQLGMPLDHVHEPAHRVEHFIDEDIQIQLAAELDTADQDPHGRQIPE; encoded by the coding sequence ATGATTGAAGTTATCGATTTATTTGGCGAGCCCTCGACCGGGACTTGGATCGTGCTCACGGGGGTAACGGTGAATGCGGCGTGCGCGCTGGTAGGCTGCTTTCTCATCTTGCGAAAGATGAGTCTGATGGGGGATGCGCTCTCTCATGCAGTGCTTCCCGGTCTAGTCATCGCGTTTGTACTCACGGGTTCACGCAGCATGGTGCCTATGTTTGTGGGTGCGGTGATTGCGGGACTATTGACCACCTTCATGACGCAATCGCTGCACCAATATCTACGAGTCCCCAGTGACGCGAGTATGGGCATCGTGTTTACGGCAATGTTTGCGGTTGGCGTCGTGCTCGTAAAGCAATTCTCAGGCGGACTGCATTTCGATATCGGTTGCGTCTATGAGGGGGCGCTGGAGTATGTGCCTTTCGGGATTCGCGTAGCAGGGATGCCACGCCAATTGTTCACATCGCTGATGGTCATGCTCTTGAATCTTGCTGTCATTCTGGTCCTATGGAAAGAATTTAAGCTCAGTTCGTTCGATCCTGCGTTGGCCACAACAATGGGATTTTCCGCCACCGCCATGCACTATCTGTTAATGGTGCTCGTGTCGGTGACGACTGTGGCTTCATTTGAAGCGGTTGGTTCGATTTTGGTTGTGGCGATGCTGATTGTGCCGGCGTCGACGGCATATATGCTTACTGACCGATTAGGTTGGATGGTTTTACTTTCCGTGATATTCGGTGCTGCTGCTGCGGTCCTGGGCTTCCGGGCGGCTACTTACTGGGACACCAGCATCAGCGGCATGATGACTGTTGTGGCAGGGTGCTTGTATGCTCTGGCCGTGTTGGTTTCACCTCGCTATGGACTTGTTAGCAGTATGTTACGCAATGTGCGAATGTCGCTGCTGGTATTGCGAGACGATGTGCTCGCAATGCTCTATCGCGTTGAAGAACTCGGGAGCGAGAAGCATTTCTCTGTAGCGGAAACCGCGAAAGGAGTCGGTGGAGGCTGGCTGGCGAACTTTGCAATCTCCCAGCTGCAGCGAGCCGGCAACATTGTAGATGCCAGCGGTGGACTTCGATTGACGGACCAGGGACGGGAAACTGCCCGTAAACTGGTCCGCTCGCACCGATTGTGGGAAACCTACCTTGTCGAGCAATTGGGAATGCCACTGGATCACGTCCACGAGCCAGCCCACCGTGTTGAGCATTTCATCGATGAGGATATTCAGATCCAATTGGCAGCGGAACTCGACACTGCGGACCAGGATCCGCATGGCCGACAGATTCCCGAATAG